One window of Desulfobacca acetoxidans DSM 11109 genomic DNA carries:
- the fdhD gene encoding formate dehydrogenase accessory sulfurtransferase FdhD — MMTSRDTYPIVTWKIAGHDIRQKPDLLAPESLLTLYVNGKKAHQFLYLPKLEIELCLGFLLTSGVLETMAEVLEMRLLPPDWHAGRDWGEVWIRLAKPADLKNNFSSHHALAILTGEGGINDNLTARQFRRSQESPVQVPVSKIKALMAALPHHQEIFRQTGATHAICLAAADGDGILLSAEDVGRHNAFDKVIGQALMKNLPTASTIALLSGRASFEMVFKAARAGLPILSSVSAPTSLAVRLAELQGITLIGFARGEHLNVYTHPHRLAELAPRAAV; from the coding sequence ATGATGACTTCTCGGGACACCTACCCTATCGTTACCTGGAAGATTGCAGGCCATGACATCAGGCAAAAGCCCGATCTGCTGGCCCCTGAATCTCTTTTAACTCTATATGTTAACGGAAAGAAAGCACATCAATTCCTCTATCTGCCAAAACTGGAAATCGAACTCTGCCTGGGATTCTTACTGACCAGCGGTGTTCTCGAAACCATGGCCGAGGTCCTCGAGATGCGGCTGCTGCCGCCGGATTGGCATGCCGGCCGGGACTGGGGCGAAGTATGGATTCGCTTAGCCAAGCCGGCTGATCTCAAAAACAATTTCAGTTCTCACCATGCCCTTGCCATCCTGACCGGCGAAGGTGGGATCAATGATAACCTCACTGCCCGGCAGTTCCGCCGGTCCCAAGAGTCGCCGGTACAAGTTCCGGTCTCCAAAATCAAAGCGCTGATGGCCGCCCTGCCGCACCACCAGGAAATCTTCCGCCAGACCGGGGCTACCCACGCCATCTGTCTGGCCGCCGCCGACGGGGACGGCATCCTCCTCAGCGCCGAAGACGTGGGCCGCCACAATGCCTTTGATAAGGTCATCGGCCAGGCCCTGATGAAAAACCTCCCTACGGCTTCCACCATCGCCCTGCTCAGCGGTCGGGCCAGTTTTGAGATGGTGTTCAAAGCGGCGCGCGCCGGCCTCCCCATCCTCTCCTCTGTTTCGGCCCCCACCTCTCTGGCGGTCAGGCTGGCGGAACTACAGGGCATTACCCTCATCGGTTTCGCCCGCGGAGAACACCTTAATGTCTATACCCATCCCCACCGCCTGGCCGAACTCGCTCCCCGGGCCGCGGTTTAA
- a CDS encoding class I SAM-dependent methyltransferase translates to MDHMSSSKNFDSIHDAYSFFMEHSTEAEQDLKSHLPYLSPLVQSGKTIRLLDFGCGDGLFSSRLLSRAGFDPNRLTLSLVEPDVGYLHQAATRLQTFSSTPVSAWTSLPSEQSHSFDLIVANHVLYYVNDLDQTLGQILNTLTVGGLFLISMGGSKNVLCHLINLAFASFDEPMPYYLAEDLEIVLGGRGLEFQRHEVDFELIFPDLEENRHKMCRFLLGEHFFRMNRGEVLKLFDPYALAGRIVIRTCDYHFIIQK, encoded by the coding sequence ATGGATCATATGAGCAGCAGCAAGAATTTCGACTCAATCCATGACGCCTATAGTTTCTTCATGGAGCACTCTACTGAGGCTGAACAGGACTTGAAAAGCCACCTGCCCTATCTCTCGCCGTTGGTGCAATCCGGCAAGACAATCCGCCTGTTGGATTTCGGTTGTGGCGACGGTTTATTTTCCTCCCGGTTGCTCTCGCGGGCCGGATTCGATCCTAACAGATTGACCCTCTCCCTAGTCGAACCCGACGTGGGTTATCTCCATCAGGCCGCAACCCGGCTTCAGACCTTTTCAAGCACACCCGTGTCAGCCTGGACCTCACTTCCCTCGGAGCAATCACATTCCTTTGACTTGATTGTGGCCAATCACGTCCTCTATTATGTCAACGATCTGGACCAGACCCTGGGGCAGATATTAAATACGCTCACCGTCGGCGGCCTGTTCCTCATCTCCATGGGGGGGAGCAAGAATGTCCTCTGTCACCTCATCAACCTCGCCTTTGCCTCATTTGACGAGCCTATGCCCTATTACCTGGCTGAAGACCTTGAAATAGTACTGGGCGGCAGAGGACTGGAGTTTCAAAGGCATGAGGTCGATTTTGAGTTGATTTTCCCGGACCTGGAGGAAAACCGCCACAAGATGTGCCGTTTCTTGCTGGGAGAACATTTTTTCCGGATGAACCGGGGAGAAGTCTTGAAACTATTCGACCCGTATGCCTTGGCCGGACGCATTGTTATCCGGACGTGCGACTACCACTTTATCATTCAAAAATAA
- a CDS encoding PAS domain-containing sensor histidine kinase codes for MKQRLVFTNLQIKVMLLFISLALAPLAIVGAFAIKTAEEIILNMVRNQIQHIAVDKATLLERWISERQADLKVIAGSSLLGSLNREQIAPFLELVRDQYKVYSEFIVIASDGRIIYDSTDNRHHPRTAEWFSNALAGKPYMSDIAFDAAQKESFFRISTPLLHASGGVQGAVCAKVGTNVILSIILRISLGETGECYLVNREGTFLAHKEPRRILTETIAQSESFKNIFNAGTHRITYIDYRGIEVIGASARVGGTDWALVVEQDKDEAFRGALRLKHYIFLVAAMSAGGALVLAWLLSYYIVNPIRKLSVAANCLARGEFAEASIETTRADEIGLLSNAFADMARQLESRQQKLEQRMVLTESELEETGEKLKETQQAAVRSQQLASLGQLASGVAHEIRTPLTSLKLFLESIENEITISPEYEEDFQVAMNQIRRMEATINRFLDFARPREPVYSWLEVGDLLEDALLIIGPRARLQETTIRKSLSPSLPKIKGDRKQLGEALLNLMVNALEAMPQRGRLTVAAHPGELPGTDGSRPCVVIDISDTSPGIQGENIGRLFEPFFTTKATGAGLGLSIVSSTVQRHGGEVMVRSVVGRGTTFSVFIPTEAEPAIGKNGKHTDS; via the coding sequence GTGAAGCAGAGACTGGTCTTCACGAACCTGCAGATTAAGGTCATGCTGCTTTTCATCTCCCTGGCCCTGGCGCCCCTCGCCATTGTCGGCGCCTTTGCCATCAAGACCGCTGAAGAAATCATCCTGAACATGGTTAGGAACCAGATTCAACACATTGCGGTCGATAAGGCAACGTTATTAGAGAGATGGATTTCAGAACGCCAGGCCGACCTTAAAGTCATCGCCGGTTCCAGCCTCTTGGGATCGCTCAACCGGGAACAGATTGCTCCCTTTCTCGAGTTGGTCAGAGATCAGTACAAGGTATACAGTGAATTTATCGTTATCGCGTCTGATGGCAGGATCATCTACGACAGCACGGACAACCGCCACCACCCCCGGACGGCAGAATGGTTCTCAAATGCGCTGGCCGGCAAACCATATATGTCTGATATCGCCTTCGATGCCGCCCAGAAGGAATCGTTCTTCCGAATATCGACTCCCCTGTTGCATGCCTCGGGAGGGGTGCAAGGCGCCGTATGCGCCAAGGTCGGCACGAACGTTATTCTTTCCATCATCCTGCGGATCTCCCTCGGCGAGACCGGTGAATGTTACCTGGTAAACCGCGAAGGAACCTTCCTGGCCCACAAAGAACCCCGGAGAATACTGACGGAGACCATTGCCCAGTCGGAAAGCTTTAAAAATATCTTCAATGCCGGAACCCACCGGATCACCTACATCGATTATCGGGGGATAGAAGTCATCGGAGCCTCGGCGCGGGTGGGCGGAACCGATTGGGCCCTGGTCGTCGAACAGGACAAGGATGAAGCCTTTCGCGGCGCCCTCCGGTTAAAGCACTACATCTTTCTAGTAGCGGCGATGTCCGCCGGGGGGGCGCTGGTTTTGGCCTGGCTGCTCTCCTATTATATCGTCAATCCGATTCGGAAACTCAGCGTCGCCGCCAACTGCCTGGCCCGAGGTGAATTTGCCGAGGCCTCTATTGAGACTACCCGGGCTGACGAGATTGGGCTGTTATCCAACGCCTTTGCAGATATGGCGAGGCAGCTCGAGAGCCGGCAGCAGAAGCTTGAGCAGCGCATGGTCCTCACCGAGTCGGAGCTGGAGGAGACCGGCGAAAAATTGAAGGAGACCCAACAGGCCGCGGTCCGATCGCAGCAATTGGCCTCTCTCGGGCAGTTGGCCTCCGGGGTGGCCCATGAAATCCGGACTCCCCTGACTTCGCTCAAATTGTTTCTCGAATCGATTGAGAACGAAATCACCATATCCCCGGAATACGAAGAGGACTTTCAGGTGGCCATGAACCAGATACGGCGGATGGAGGCCACCATTAACCGCTTCCTTGACTTCGCCAGACCGCGGGAACCGGTCTATTCCTGGCTCGAGGTGGGGGATCTGCTGGAAGATGCCCTCCTAATAATCGGACCGCGGGCCCGCCTGCAGGAAACCACGATCCGGAAGTCTTTGAGCCCATCCCTGCCCAAGATCAAAGGGGATAGAAAACAACTGGGGGAAGCGCTGCTGAACCTGATGGTCAATGCCCTTGAAGCGATGCCCCAGCGCGGCAGGCTCACGGTGGCAGCGCACCCCGGAGAATTGCCGGGAACGGATGGTTCGCGCCCGTGCGTGGTGATTGACATCAGCGATACCAGCCCTGGCATCCAGGGGGAAAATATCGGCCGACTCTTCGAACCCTTCTTCACCACCAAAGCCACCGGCGCCGGTCTGGGGTTATCTATTGTCTCCAGCACGGTGCAACGGCATGGCGGGGAAGTCATGGTGCGCAGCGTCGTCGGCCGGGGAACCACTTTCTCGGTGTTCATCCCGACAGAGGCGGAACCCGCAATCGGGAAAAATGGAAAACATACTGATAGTTGA
- a CDS encoding sigma-54-dependent transcriptional regulator — MENILIVDDDEGLIHFLHRFFVRQGYGVCACSSGQAALERIAGEQFDLILLDYKMPGLNGLDTLREVRRLQVKTPVIIMTAYGTTDTAIEAMKLGAYDYLLKPFDREELQRIAADALEVNRLMKEGVSFPGHVCQPAAPDRGPIKIVGNHRRMQEVYKLIGQVADKDVTILITGESGTGKELVARAIYHHSHRKDKPFLAINCAAIPEMLLESELFGYERGAFTGAARTHIGKFERCQDGTLFFDEIGDMSLSIQAKVLRVLQYGEFERLGGNENLKVNVRIIAATNKNLEREVEQGRFREDLYWRLKVISIHLPPLRERPEDIPLLVEYFVSRFSEEYQTPIRYVAPAAIEKLTSYAWPGNVRELENCLRRAVLLSLGDVILEEHLKLQSDQPELRGAGQEQLLATIDRKLEELIPEILRFSSEKTYANVIDLVEKTLIAKVLQQCGYNQVKASKMLGISRNTLRHRMKKFHLATD, encoded by the coding sequence ATGGAAAACATACTGATAGTTGATGATGATGAAGGCCTGATCCACTTCCTGCATCGTTTTTTTGTCCGGCAGGGATATGGGGTATGCGCCTGCAGCAGCGGCCAGGCGGCTCTCGAGAGGATAGCCGGCGAGCAGTTCGATCTGATCCTGCTCGACTACAAAATGCCCGGCCTCAATGGTCTGGACACGCTCAGGGAAGTACGGCGCCTACAGGTCAAAACCCCTGTCATTATCATGACCGCCTACGGCACCACGGACACCGCCATCGAGGCCATGAAGCTAGGGGCCTACGACTATCTGCTCAAACCCTTCGACCGGGAGGAATTGCAGCGCATCGCCGCCGACGCCCTGGAGGTGAATCGCCTCATGAAGGAGGGAGTCAGTTTTCCCGGCCACGTCTGCCAACCCGCCGCTCCCGATCGGGGGCCAATAAAAATTGTCGGCAACCACCGGCGGATGCAGGAAGTTTACAAACTCATCGGCCAGGTCGCCGATAAGGACGTGACCATTCTCATTACCGGTGAGAGCGGCACCGGCAAGGAGCTGGTGGCCCGGGCAATCTATCACCACAGCCACCGGAAGGATAAACCGTTTCTGGCCATCAACTGCGCCGCCATCCCGGAGATGTTGCTGGAAAGCGAATTATTCGGCTATGAGCGGGGCGCTTTTACCGGCGCGGCGCGGACCCATATCGGCAAATTCGAAAGATGCCAGGACGGCACCCTCTTCTTCGATGAAATCGGCGACATGTCCCTCTCAATTCAGGCGAAGGTGTTGCGCGTCCTGCAATACGGCGAATTTGAGCGGCTTGGCGGCAACGAGAATCTCAAGGTCAATGTCAGGATCATTGCCGCCACCAACAAAAATCTTGAAAGAGAAGTCGAGCAGGGCCGCTTCCGGGAAGACCTGTATTGGCGCCTCAAAGTCATTTCCATTCATCTGCCCCCCCTGCGGGAACGACCGGAAGACATTCCGCTGCTGGTCGAGTATTTTGTCAGCCGCTTTAGCGAAGAGTATCAAACCCCTATCCGGTATGTGGCCCCGGCGGCCATCGAGAAGCTCACCTCGTATGCCTGGCCGGGCAACGTCAGAGAACTGGAAAATTGCCTCCGGAGGGCAGTGTTGCTGTCTTTAGGAGATGTTATCCTGGAAGAACATCTCAAACTCCAGTCCGATCAACCGGAACTGCGAGGCGCCGGCCAGGAACAATTACTAGCCACCATCGATAGAAAGCTGGAAGAGCTCATTCCAGAGATCCTGCGCTTCTCCAGTGAAAAAACCTATGCCAACGTCATCGACCTGGTCGAAAAGACGCTCATCGCCAAGGTCCTGCAACAGTGCGGCTATAACCAGGTAAAAGCCTCTAAAATGCTCGGCATCAGCCGGAATACGCTCCGCCACCGCATGAAAAAGTTTCACCTGGCCACCGACTAA
- a CDS encoding site-specific DNA-methyltransferase: MNRPAAFGPDHPHPLSTMKTELVWEGKYDAYGNRRPIKLPASPLPLQRIETIDEPRDRSRSQGLLWEPESAHRDDFRNLLIWGDNKLALAALLEQFRGKIDLIYIDPPFDVGADFTMQVQLGGEGEALQKEQSILEAVAYRDTWGKGTDSYLHMMYERLVLMKDLLSESGNIFVHCDWRVNSYIRLLLDDILSGDNHQNELIWIYSRMASKNQRNFNNTHQTIFWYRKGPGFTFNVDQVRTEYAESSKKRAGYAKKGVGSGLLKEGSVCELHEKGKFPDDWMSIPFERNATYQTEKPENLLDVIIKAASNEGDLVADFFCGSGTTMAVAEKLGRRWIGVDLGRYAIHVSRKRLIQVQRELHTAGKPYRSFDVYNLGRYERQWWQLDRLKGADSEHRRLVLQFYQAAPLDNPPHPLLHGKKHGAFVHVDQIDSIFAFDELKTAAEAARSAGGRELHCLAWEFEMELAAKKQAIEAETGLTVRLKYIPREIMEPNRTACQFFEAGYLEARAIKKGKKVDVELLRFTPALAEAPEAEMSALRERAIKSPFDFIDFWAVDFDWRDNKPFEHHWQDFRTRKDRSLKTRTDLGWEYDHQGPHRICIKVIDVFGVDTTTIIAV; the protein is encoded by the coding sequence ATGAACCGCCCTGCTGCCTTCGGTCCCGACCACCCCCATCCTCTCTCCACCATGAAGACCGAACTGGTCTGGGAGGGCAAATACGATGCATACGGCAATCGCCGCCCCATCAAATTACCTGCTTCCCCCCTGCCCTTGCAGCGCATTGAGACCATCGACGAACCCCGGGACCGCAGCCGCTCCCAGGGGCTGTTATGGGAACCCGAGTCGGCCCACCGCGATGACTTCCGCAACCTCCTCATCTGGGGAGATAATAAACTCGCCCTGGCCGCCCTGCTGGAACAGTTCCGGGGCAAAATTGACCTGATTTACATCGACCCACCTTTCGATGTGGGGGCGGATTTCACCATGCAGGTGCAGCTCGGCGGAGAAGGCGAAGCATTACAGAAAGAACAATCGATTCTCGAGGCGGTAGCCTACCGAGACACCTGGGGCAAGGGAACGGATTCTTATCTGCATATGATGTATGAGCGGCTGGTATTAATGAAAGATCTTTTAAGTGAGAGTGGTAATATATTTGTGCATTGTGACTGGAGAGTAAATAGCTACATCCGTTTACTGCTTGATGACATCTTAAGTGGGGATAACCATCAAAACGAACTTATTTGGATTTACTCGAGAATGGCCTCAAAAAATCAGCGTAACTTTAATAATACACATCAAACTATTTTTTGGTATCGGAAAGGACCAGGGTTTACTTTCAATGTTGACCAAGTAAGAACTGAATATGCCGAAAGCAGTAAAAAAAGAGCAGGTTATGCAAAAAAAGGTGTTGGAAGTGGTTTATTAAAAGAGGGTAGTGTGTGTGAGCTTCATGAAAAAGGTAAGTTTCCTGATGATTGGATGAGTATTCCCTTCGAGAGAAATGCAACCTACCAAACAGAAAAACCTGAAAATCTGCTCGATGTTATTATTAAGGCTGCTTCCAACGAAGGCGACCTCGTCGCCGACTTCTTCTGCGGCTCCGGCACCACCATGGCCGTCGCTGAAAAACTAGGCCGCCGCTGGATTGGCGTGGACCTGGGCCGCTACGCCATCCACGTCAGCCGCAAACGCCTCATCCAGGTGCAGCGGGAACTCCACACCGCCGGCAAACCCTACCGCTCCTTCGATGTCTACAACCTGGGCCGCTACGAGCGCCAGTGGTGGCAGCTTGACCGGCTCAAGGGGGCCGACAGCGAACACCGGCGCCTTGTCCTGCAGTTTTACCAGGCCGCCCCCTTGGACAACCCGCCCCATCCGCTCCTGCACGGCAAGAAACATGGCGCCTTCGTGCATGTGGACCAGATAGACAGCATCTTTGCCTTTGATGAGCTCAAGACGGCGGCCGAGGCGGCCAGATCGGCGGGGGGCCGGGAACTGCACTGCCTGGCCTGGGAATTTGAGATGGAGTTGGCCGCCAAAAAACAGGCCATCGAAGCGGAAACCGGCCTCACCGTCCGGCTGAAGTACATCCCCCGGGAGATCATGGAACCCAACCGCACCGCCTGCCAGTTCTTCGAAGCCGGCTACCTCGAGGCCAGGGCCATCAAAAAGGGCAAAAAAGTGGATGTGGAGCTGCTCCGCTTCACTCCGGCCCTGGCCGAGGCGCCAGAGGCGGAAATGTCGGCCCTGCGGGAACGGGCCATAAAATCCCCGTTTGATTTCATTGACTTCTGGGCCGTGGACTTCGACTGGCGGGACAACAAACCGTTTGAACATCACTGGCAGGATTTCCGCACCCGCAAGGACCGCTCCCTCAAGACCCGAACCGATCTGGGCTGGGAATATGACCACCAAGGCCCCCATCGGATCTGCATCAAGGTGATCGACGTCTTTGGGGTGGACACCACCACAATAATTGCGGTGTAG
- a CDS encoding transposase, giving the protein MKQRRSMRVAGYDYSQPGAYFITICIQHRLCLLGDIIEGVMNLNEAGEMVRHAWEDLPLRFPFMTPDISVVMPNHFHCIFLFTGLGRTEPHIPPDNNRFSTSRRGEPHIPPDVMGEHKVRPYNGDLFCCRGESCIRPDEKVRPDGGWPGGTANDSVGRIIQTFKSITTLAYISGVKNRGWPPFSKRFWQRNYYDHVVRDEAALNRIREYVVSNPLRWHLDRENPQPQGQDDFDIWLNQFPRSSMPL; this is encoded by the coding sequence ATGAAACAGCGGCGTTCCATGCGCGTGGCGGGATATGATTACAGTCAACCGGGCGCATATTTTATTACCATCTGTATTCAACATCGCCTCTGTCTGTTAGGCGACATCATTGAAGGGGTGATGAATCTAAATGAAGCAGGAGAAATGGTCCGCCATGCCTGGGAAGATTTGCCCCTAAGATTTCCCTTTATGACACCGGACATTTCGGTGGTCATGCCCAATCATTTTCATTGCATTTTTTTATTTACCGGGTTGGGTAGGACCGAACCCCATATTCCCCCCGACAATAACAGATTTTCCACATCCCGTAGGGGCGAACCCCATATTCCCCCCGACGTGATGGGCGAACACAAGGTTCGCCCCTACAACGGAGATCTCTTTTGCTGTAGGGGCGAATCTTGTATTCGCCCTGACGAGAAGGTTCGCCCCGACGGGGGTTGGCCAGGAGGGACAGCAAACGATTCTGTTGGACGCATAATACAAACATTCAAATCCATCACGACTTTGGCTTATATTTCCGGGGTCAAGAATCGTGGATGGCCTCCGTTTTCGAAAAGATTCTGGCAAAGAAATTATTATGACCATGTGGTACGTGATGAGGCAGCATTGAATCGAATCCGAGAGTACGTTGTGTCAAACCCGTTGAGATGGCATCTTGATCGTGAAAATCCGCAACCGCAGGGACAGGATGATTTCGACATATGGTTGAATCAATTTCCCCGATCATCCATGCCTCTATAG